A segment of the Entomomonas moraniae genome:
GCCATAGGCAGGACTATCTGCAGGAATAATTTGTGTAGCATGTGCATGGTCAGCCGTTACCACTACTAAAGTATCCCCTGTTTTCTTCGCAAATTCTAATGCCACTTGAACCGCCTCATCTAAATCAGCAGTTTCACCAAACTGTCCACAAGGATTAGCTAAATGTGCTTGCTTATCAATCGAAGCTCCCTCAACTTGTAAGAAGAATCCTTTTGGATTATCACTTAATAGTTCAATGCCCTTTTTAGTCATATCCGCTAAAGTTGGAATGTCCGTCGTTCTTTTGTCATTAACCTTACAAGTAATCACCTCATTTCCGTCTAAATTACCATGGTATTTAGCTTGAGGGCCTATCCAACGTGCAGGCATATTCCCTTCAGCAAAAAGCCCCAACAGTGGCTTTTTTTGGTCAGCTTCTTTAATGTTTTTTAACTCATTTGCATTAGTTATTATGGTATAGCCTCTTTCTTTAGCCTGCTGCTCTAAAGTTTTCCCTTTCCACTGCCCTGCTTTCGCTATTTCTTGAAATGTCTTAGCCCCCCCCCCCAAAGTTACATCGGCACGGGTATTAATTAATTGTTCAGAAATAGAACCTAATCCATTATTTTCTAACGCATTTATTGCACATAGTTTACTGGTTGCTTCTGGCCCATAACACTTACGAGCAATAACATGTGCATACTGTGCGGCAGGAGTTGCATCTTGTATTTCTGCGGTAGAAATATTACCTGTTGCTTTGCCATTTTCTTTAGCCAACTCAAGTAATGTTTTATGAGGCTTTTCGTACACATCAACACCTAATGCGCCATTATAACTTTTAACCCCTGTTGTCCATGCTGTTGCAGATGCAGCGGAGTCCGTCACATAATTAGGTAATTTCGTTTTCTTATCTAAAGAATAATGTGTATATGAGCCTGTAAACGGTAGTGCATCTAACCCTTTAAAATAACCACCTGCACCTTCTACATAATTTCGAGCAGCTGTAATTTCAGAATCTCCCATACCATCGCCAATTAATAAAATAACATTCTTTGCCTTACTTTGCTTAATCAGTTTTTTTAAAGCCTCACTTTGATCACCTGTTAATCTTTTCGCTCCTCCAAACGCTTTTATATCACCTACCGCTTGACGTTTAAAAAGAACATCATCACTGTTGTGGGCAAACGTTATCTGACTCATGAGTACTGCAGAAAGAAGGATGATGGGAGTATTTACAGACTTTAATTGCATGCTTGCTTCCTTTAATAGATTAAAAAATATTTAACAGGAAACATCTTATAAAATGATTATGTCATTTTAATGACAATCATTATTTTATTTTTTTGTAGTACATCTATTTTATCAAACATACTTAACCATAAAAGTTTTCCATTTATTTTACCCATCCTCCCCGCCCACTTTACAAAAAAATTACAAAAATAATATTCAGTATCATAAAACTGTCATAAAACTTTGCTAGTTTAAAAATAACAACATATTGGAATTGGATTAATACGTTTAACTAAGGAGTATCCCATGCCATCTTCAAATGATCCTATACATAAGTTTACTTTTTGTATTTTAGCAAGTTGCCTTTTTATCAATACATTGACCATGGCTAGCGAGCAAGTAAAAGAGTATCCTGCTACATTAGCAGGTCACGCTATACTTCCTGCTAATTCTTTTATTGCTACGCCTGACGATGCCCCAGAGAACTTACAAAGTAGTGGCAAATACATTAGCAGTGTACGCAATGAAAAGTTAAACAGTGCAGAAGGATTATCAGAAGGCAGACCAACTGGCATATTTTCCCCATTCAAAGGCCAACCACAACAAGGGCACTCAGGAATTAAGCGCATGAAGGATGGAACATACTGGATCATTACCGACAATGGTGCTGGAACGAAAGAAAATTCCCCAGACTTCATGCTCTACCTAAACCATTATGATGTTGACTTTAAAACGGGTCAGTTCAAACTACTCGATACAGTATTTTTACATGATCCTGATAAAAAAATACCTTTTCATATTATTAATGAGTCAACACAGAAAAGGTATCTTACGGGAGCAGACTTAGACCCAGAAAGTTTTCAAATTATCGATGGTAACTTTTGGATAGGAGAAGAGTTCGGACCTTATCTCATCAAAGCAGATAGAACTGGAAAAGTATTGGCACTGTTTGAAACTACGGTTAATGATAAAGTTATTAAATCTCCTAATCATTACTCTTTAAAAACACCTAACACACCTCAAGACAAAATAAATTTTGACATAAAGCGCTCAAAAGGCTTTGAAGGCATGGCAATGTCACCAGATGGTTCAAAACTTTATGCCCTCTTAGAAGGGCCAATATGGCAACAAGATAAAAAACAATATGAAAATGACAACAATCAAAACTACTTACGTATTTTAGAATTTGATGTAGCTAAAGAACAATGGACTGGACGCTTTTGGAAATACCCACTCGCTCTAAATAGCAACGCAATTGGTGATTTTAATATGATTAACAATACACGTGGCCTCATTATAGAACGTGATGATGGTGAGGGTGTAAAAGAAAAAGCTTGTATAAATCCAAAAGACACAAAACATTGTTTTAATAATCTTGCAGCCTTTAAACGTGTATATTTAATAGAGCTGTCAGAAAAAAATGTTAATAACACCGTTAACAAACTTGGTTATATTGATCTGCTAAATATCAAAGACCCTAACAAATTAGCACGTAAACCATTAAATGAAGGGGTATTAAAGTTTCCATTTTTAACGATAGAAAATGTTGATATTGTTGACGGCAGTCACATAATTGTCGGTAATGATAATAACCTACCATTCTCAAGCAGTAGAGACCCTAATAAAGCAGATGATAATGAACTCGTCTTATTAGAAGTTGGCCAATTGCTTAATGCAAAATAGCCTTAACATCCTTTTTAAAATGTATTAAAACAATGGAAAATCTATGCTAAACCGATCGATAAAAACAGCTATTCTTATTACATCAGTCGTCAATATTCCAATAATTATGGCAGATGAGCCACCCACAGAAATTAAAAGCCCATTTCTTAAAGAAAGTGCACAAGCAAGAAGTCAAGGTTTAATAAAAGACAGTAAACTAAATGTTCTTATTCGAAACTTTTATATCAATCGAGACTTCAGAAACTCAAGCCATAATTCATATGGGGCAAAAAAAGCACAAAGTTATCAAGAGGAGTGGGGACAAGGATTTATAGGAACTTACCAATCAGGTTTTACTCAAGGAACTATCGGTTTCGGCGTTGATGCTATTGGTATGTATGGTTTTCGACTTGACTCGGGTAAAGGACGTGCCGGAGGGCAGCTCTTCCCAAGGAATGGGAATAAAAAACCTGAAAAAGATTTCTCACGAGCAGGCGTCGCTGCAAAAGCACGCCTATCAAACACCATCGTAAAATATGGGGAACAAATGGTTGCAACCCCTGTATTTGATACTAACGATGGTCGCCTACTTCCAGAAACAGCAACAGGACTATTGATAGAAAGTAATGAAATAGACAAATTACAGTTAACCTTTGGACGTTTTACTGCGTTATCAGCGCGAAATCAAAGCGGTCAAGACACTCAAGTAAACTCAATGCTTGGTTATAAACAACACAATGGTAAAGGACTCAAACGCATTAATTTCGCAGGAGCAAACTACCGATTTACTAATAACCTTCTAGCAAGTGCTTACTTCTCTGACGTCAAAGATTTTTGGAAGAAACAATATTTAGGTGCGGATTATGTTTTACCTCTAACCAATGATCAAGAACTAAACTTCAACTTTGATTACTACCATGTCAAGGCACAGGGTGATATGAAAAGAGTCTATAAAATAGACTCTAATACATGGTCATTAACAGGTGCTTATACAATCGATGCACATACGTTTTTAATTGGCTACCAAAGCTCATCAGGCAAAGGTGGTATGCCTTATGGTGTTGAAGGAAAAGATGCTGTATACCTAGGAAATTCATCACAAGTCTCAGATTACAATAACGAAGGTGAAAAATCTTGGCAAGCTAGTTATACGATCAAACTCGATAAGTTTGGACTACC
Coding sequences within it:
- the phoA gene encoding alkaline phosphatase, with amino-acid sequence MQLKSVNTPIILLSAVLMSQITFAHNSDDVLFKRQAVGDIKAFGGAKRLTGDQSEALKKLIKQSKAKNVILLIGDGMGDSEITAARNYVEGAGGYFKGLDALPFTGSYTHYSLDKKTKLPNYVTDSAASATAWTTGVKSYNGALGVDVYEKPHKTLLELAKENGKATGNISTAEIQDATPAAQYAHVIARKCYGPEATSKLCAINALENNGLGSISEQLINTRADVTLGGGAKTFQEIAKAGQWKGKTLEQQAKERGYTIITNANELKNIKEADQKKPLLGLFAEGNMPARWIGPQAKYHGNLDGNEVITCKVNDKRTTDIPTLADMTKKGIELLSDNPKGFFLQVEGASIDKQAHLANPCGQFGETADLDEAVQVALEFAKKTGDTLVVVTADHAHATQIIPADSPAYGLTQKLKTKDGSPMTISYATSETDSQEHTGTQVRIAAFGPSAANVSGLIDQTDLFFIIKDAMGLKANK
- a CDS encoding esterase-like activity of phytase family protein, which codes for MPSSNDPIHKFTFCILASCLFINTLTMASEQVKEYPATLAGHAILPANSFIATPDDAPENLQSSGKYISSVRNEKLNSAEGLSEGRPTGIFSPFKGQPQQGHSGIKRMKDGTYWIITDNGAGTKENSPDFMLYLNHYDVDFKTGQFKLLDTVFLHDPDKKIPFHIINESTQKRYLTGADLDPESFQIIDGNFWIGEEFGPYLIKADRTGKVLALFETTVNDKVIKSPNHYSLKTPNTPQDKINFDIKRSKGFEGMAMSPDGSKLYALLEGPIWQQDKKQYENDNNQNYLRILEFDVAKEQWTGRFWKYPLALNSNAIGDFNMINNTRGLIIERDDGEGVKEKACINPKDTKHCFNNLAAFKRVYLIELSEKNVNNTVNKLGYIDLLNIKDPNKLARKPLNEGVLKFPFLTIENVDIVDGSHIIVGNDNNLPFSSSRDPNKADDNELVLLEVGQLLNAK
- a CDS encoding OprD family porin, coding for MLNRSIKTAILITSVVNIPIIMADEPPTEIKSPFLKESAQARSQGLIKDSKLNVLIRNFYINRDFRNSSHNSYGAKKAQSYQEEWGQGFIGTYQSGFTQGTIGFGVDAIGMYGFRLDSGKGRAGGQLFPRNGNKKPEKDFSRAGVAAKARLSNTIVKYGEQMVATPVFDTNDGRLLPETATGLLIESNEIDKLQLTFGRFTALSARNQSGQDTQVNSMLGYKQHNGKGLKRINFAGANYRFTNNLLASAYFSDVKDFWKKQYLGADYVLPLTNDQELNFNFDYYHVKAQGDMKRVYKIDSNTWSLTGAYTIDAHTFLIGYQSSSGKGGMPYGVEGKDAVYLGNSSQVSDYNNEGEKSWQASYTIKLDKFGLPGLSIINRYVRGDNIANSWTKLKSGKGKEWEYNLDARYVVQSGPAKDLSFRVRHATYRSSALDDRNEVRLIVQYPLSIL